The DNA window GTCTTGATGTCGATGATAACAGATTGAGGAATTCTTTATCTTGCTAGGAAGCTCTTCATGAAGAATTTCTGAATATTGACCGTTGTGATCTTTGTTATGGCTCCCGCTTTAATCCATTTCGTAAAAGAGTctacataataaaaaaatttagtcaCCCTTAAGCCAATGGAAAAGGGCCAAGGATATCCATGCCCCATTAAGATAATGGCCATGGTGTAGTTAAGGTGCTGAGATCAGGTGTATGGACGATGTGAATGTCCCATGTTTCTAACATTGTTTGAACTCTTTAACATAATTTTGGGATCTTGAACCATCGAAGACCAATAGTATccaactttgattttttttttgcgaGGGCTCTTCCTCCTAAATTTTTTCCGAATATGCCTTCGTGGACTTAAGCAAAAACATACTTGATTTTATCTTCTTCCAAACATTTTAATAAAAGGGTGGACATGCCTCTTATGATAGCTTTCCTCCTATGACCAAATACAAACATGTTGTTCTGTTCATAAGGTTAGCCTTAACACATTCAGTCGGCAGGGTTTCGACCTTGATATATGTTATTACCAGTGTTTTCCATGAAAGGCACAAGGTACCGTTATTGAGAGTCACCACCAAAACTGATGTGACGAGGCTAGGTTTGTCTATTGTCTCATGAACGAAGGAACAAATGATGTATGTCCTTCTTGTGCTTGCAATCTTAGATATGAAATCCACCCTCGTATTTTGCTCTCAAGGTAAATGGGGGATCTCATATGATATAAATAAGGTCAAATTTTCTTTCATTATGGTAACGCACTTCTGCACTAATTGATCTATGGCTTGCGACTCCCCTTTGACTTAGGAGACAAATAACTATGAATCCGTGTGTATTTGGCTTCTTCGGCTCCCATATGCGATGCTAGAGTGAGGTCCGCGATGAACACTTCATACTCTTGATTGTTAATTGTAGGAAATTGGAAACATGAGGATACTCATATTACCAACCCTTTATTACACTCATGGATGAGCCCTTATTCATTTCCTCAACACTTTGACCACCCAATCAGGAAGACGATCCATTTTGACATGGTTCTGATGTGGCCAGTATCATTTCTACAATGAAATCTATGAAGAATTGAGCTCTTAGATATTACTTAGCTCCAAAGAGATATCAAACACTGATATCTAGATTGACCATTTTGTCATTCATCCTACTAAATTTATTCTATGGAGGACATGCCTAAGAAGTTTGTCTGTTCAAACTACTAAAGTGTTTGTCCCAAGAAGTAAAGTTGAAACTTCCTTAAAGCTATTACTAAGTCCAAAGTGATTTTCTTAATTTCCTAATAGCACATTTTGGGGCTGACTAGTACTTTTAATATGAAATATATCAGGCTCTACAAATTGCCCACCATTCTGATAAGGACTGCACTTACTATCATGATAAACTCTGCCAAGAAAAGGAACAAAGTATTTCCTACTAAGGGCCTAGACAAAACCAAAACAATAGATATGAAGATTTTTAGTATTGCAAAGGTATGCTCAGATTCTTGGGTCTAATAAAAGTATACTTCTTTCATCACTAGTTTGTAAAAGGAAAATGAGTTTTAGGATGATCTAGAAATGAACTTACTGAAAGCGGTGAGCATTTCATCGAACCTCGCTATCTTCTTCTTTATGGTTGATGTCTTAATCTTGATGATCACGTCACATTTGTTGGGGTTGACCTTGATACCTCTTTATATTAAATAGAATCTCAAGAACTTTTAGGACATAATGCAAAAGTTACACTTTCAAGGTAAAGTGCCACGTCATATTTCTAGATACGATTGAACACATTATTGAGATGGTCGTTATGCAATTGTTCTCTGCTCAATTTTGCGATCGTATCATCTGCATATACTTCTAATATCTCTCTAATTTCTTCTTTAAATATCTTAATCATCATTATTTGGTACATCACACCAACATTTTTCATGCCAAAGGGCATGATGTTATATTGATAATTATCGTTTTCCACCATGAAGGTGGTCTTGTCTATGTTTACTTAGTGCATGGGGATTTGATTGTATTTGGAATACGCCTTTATGAATGATAGTAGCTTGTACTTGACTGAATCATTTATTAGTTTATCAATACTAGGTAACATGTGTGAACCTTTAGGACATACTTTGTTGAGGTATGTGTAGTCAAACACACTTCCTCCAATTACATGTAGGCATGGCAACGGGTTAGGGCGGGTTTAAGCATACCCAGCCCCGCCCCGCCTCCGATCCTAAACCTGGTTGGGGCTAATAGTTAGTTCCCCGCCCTCGACCCCAACGATGAACGGGTTTCCGCGCCCcgcatataatatattttttcattaccaataaatattaataattaaactatataattgattattttaagAATAATCATAATGcttgatatttgtatttaatttatatttttaaaaaataaataataattctaataaacataatattttaaaattaagaaaGAGTAAATGAGtaataaaatcattaaaaataaaaataataaattaaattagacaGGCAAGGGCGGGCGGGTACTAGCATCCCCTCCCTCGCCCCCGTAACTAAAAACTGGGTTTTCCCCATACTCGCCCCCAATTAAATCAGGTTTTGCCCGTTAAATTCAGGGCGGGTGGGGCGGGCGGGACCAGATTTATTTGCCATACCTAAATTACATGATGCTTTCTTAACTAGGATGACATtggataaaaacaaaatttataaagatTCTCTGAACGATGTTCTTAATAGCCTTAGTTTTTTAAAGGATAATGTCTTCTCCTTTGGGCCGCATACCAGACAGAAGGGTAGGTGTTCGACTGATGACATGCTACGATGGGGTTGATTTCGAGAACGGGAAAAAGCAAAAATATTGGCATTAGCTTTAAGGCCCTTGATGATGTCTCTTTTCACGGAGTCGGGAAGGTCGACTCCTATCTTTACTATTATGGCTGAATTTTTGTCGACCTAGACGATAATGAATTTATCATCTGGAATTGGACTTGGGATCTTCATTCTTCCCTCGATTTGGAGGTCGTGCTTGTCAACCATCATGGTTTCATCCAAACACATACAAAAATCAATGATGTTGATGTCCAACCAGCTCTGATTGGAAAGGCCAAGCTTTTTCACTTTCCTTTATTACAAAAGGGTTATTTCAGTTGTATCTTTTAGTAGTGTGTCTTGTATCATTTAGGCTCTACCTAAGTCCACATGGATGATAATCGTTTTGTCATAAATGTTTTGGTATTTCATCTTTATGTGGATGGTAGAAGCGACAATTTCAAGGCTGTGGAGATGGGTCTTCGTAGGATATAATTGTAGACACTTTCATAGGGGATTGCCAAGAATTGCACGTCTACCATCCTCATGTCTCTTCCTTCTCCAAAAGAAACCTTCAACTCTATATTTCCCCAAGATTTTGTTACAAAGTCATAGAACACGTGTAGATCAGTGTCCTTGTAAGGTGATAATCTTCCCATTTTCAATCCCAATTTTTCGAAGAGACTGACATACACGATATCGCaagtgtaacatcccgatttttactagctattttattaattattttatttgttatttttattaatttatttaattattatgtggtattataattatttaattatttaatcatatGTGTATTTGTGCTATTTAGGTTAATTTAATTATTGGAGAGAGATAACTAGTTGGGCCTAAATAGTGGTTTTGGTGGGTTAAGTCCAAAATAACATAATACTAAGTTAGAGTTTTATTGTAGTAAGAATAGAATATCATTttggagagaaagaagagaagaaaggaAGAGAAGGGAAAAGAGGAAGTTTGGTActagaagaagaaagagattctTCAAGGTATGGGTTTGACTTCCCATTGTTATGATTCTTTGTGATTCTATGCAATGAATATGATACATGTTTAGAATTGGGTGTTCCAATTTATGGGGTTTTGGATAGTTTGAGTTTTGACATAAAATTTGGATTTGATGATGAAATAGGTGAAATCATGTGTTAGGTTTTGTACCCATAATGATCAATACATTAGGTTGTCACTGTATAATGGAATCTGGTGTTAACTTGGTGTATTTAGAACCTATAACATGTGAAAGTCGGATTGGGTTAGTGTTGGAGGTGCTGAGAAACGCACagatttttctggttcaggtgcgAGCCGTCGGGCGAGCGTTTTGCTTCGCCGGGTGAGCGTTCACTTGTGATCCTTTGCCGGGAAAGACCAGCGGGCGAGAGGGGGTTTTTGGTGAACATGTTTCTGTAATAGAGCATCGAGAGAGCCATTTCCTTCGCCGGGCGAATAAGCCCTATTTTGCAAAAATTCTAAAATTCacaacttttgatccgtaacttcgTTTTATGTGCCATTCGAAGCATTAGGAAGCTAATGTAATTATCTTTGTGATAGATCTATAATTGTTAGCACTCAACGacttaattatgatgttgttgtgtgaataaTATGTAATTACGTGTATGACTTGTTGAGTTGTGATTAATATCATGTTGGTATATTGTATATGATTCATGATGTGTGCAATGAATATATGCTATTTGGATGCTCTTTGTTAAGAATGATTATTTGATGCATGTTATGCAAATTTTGGTGAATAATTCATAcgagttggattattgtggtatgcgtaTAATATTAAGATTGAGAGATGGTCTTAATTTGCATATGTTGTTGTTGAGTTGTACATGCATCATTTGTGTCAATAGGCAATAGGTGTTAGTTCTCGCGGAGAATAGTGACTTGTCCTAAGTTCAGAGAGGGGGCTTGAAAGCTTAGAGAACGGGCTTTTGCAAGTTATCTGTCTAGGAGATGGACCCGATATGTCCGTAAAGGATAACaaagttggtaccacatgcatgagttgcATTATGTTGTTGTCGAGTCACATACATATAATTGCGTGAATGTTATGTGATGATGTGATTTGTGAATAATTGTGTGGATGATATGTTGAGCTTTGTTGCATATTTGAGTATGTGAAATAGACTTGAGAAATGCTATTTACATGACTATGCAAGGTGTGACTAATTCTTATATATGTATGTTATGCATTGCTtattttcacatatttttatGATGATGTGAATTTTCACCCTTCTGTTGGAATGATGTTCTATGCGACATCGATTAGGTACCAAAGATAGTGGTGCTTCGGAGGAGGCTTAGCTTGGAGGTTTAGATCTCTTGTAATGTGTCTTGACTAGGTAATCATATTGTACTCTGGTCAATGTAACACTTGGGATTTTGGGTTTAATATCTTTGAATTGATGTTATGAGATATTGTATTACTCATATGTAATTCCTATTTGGATATGTTATATTTTgatgtgtggccttgagccaagatatTGTGATacggtggatgatgtatgggaatcatccgagTTTACCATTTTCTTGATGAGTTAATTATTCCGCTGTGATTTTGCATGTTCGTTTTTTTTAATCCTTAATTCCGTGTTACTTGTATGTGACCATAGCATGTTAGAGTGTTATTTTTGGTAAATGTGTGTAGTGCCCTCATGAGATGCATGCTTATTCACTCTAATGTATGCAAATATATGCTTTATTTGAGTAGTATAGATTTGGGGGTGTTACAGCAAGAACTTCCCCTGTGGATtcttgacatttaataattggcTATCATGACTATTACCattaatagattattttgttAGGGATATCGCCTACCATTTCATTGTCTTGAAACACTAGAATGGGTCTTTCGTCTTCTGATCTCCCTTCTTCATATTTCATCTTCTGTCCTGAAGCCCGTCTCTTTGTGGCTTTCTTGGCTGATTCCTTCACAAAAGATAACCCTCTAATTATCAAAAAAAATGACGAGATGTGATTAAGTAAAAGAGGTTGGGTTGGTTTGGAAGCAACCATTGTCGACGGTTATGAAAGCACGGAGTGATGATATTGGTTAACAAAAACGATTGTGGTGGCACAATGGAAAAAATTGGATAAACTCGTTGCAAGATTTCttgataatcaagaaaatattttcacAAATGATGTCATTATTCGGGCATGGAACATGAAATTTGGTGAGATGTTGCTGAAGGACGTCTTAGAAGCTCTATGATTTTGCGACAAGTGTCTCTAGTGGGTTGAGTGTACCTGCAAGGTTACAACTGCTCAAATCAATGAGGTCAGAGAGATACAAATTGCAAGAATAAAATGATCGTGTTTGAGTAATGATTGAAACTGTCCTCGACGAATGCTGCATAGAATAGGAGAGGTTGTTGGATTGATTCTAGGGAATATCATGAAAGTAGTGTTAGATTTTGGCATGCGGCCTCTTGATGAGCGTTTACTTATTCGTCATCTTTAAATATATGAAACTCAAATTGTACCTTTGAATTTGAACGATCTTATTGGGCTATTTGGCTGACCTGtatatgttatttttcttgttaaaattttatattatttcttAAATAAGTTTATTCATTGTTGAAAACTAGTTTACTTTTTTTATAGCATTTAATAGTAtcaattataaaaaattgttcatcatatattaaataattaaattatgagtATACACTGAACCAATTTTTAGAAGATCGCGTGTTCaccttattttatttcaattaaagtaCATTCTCTATATATACATTGACTGAATGACTGTGATAATAAGGGGAGGGGGAAAGTATATGAATTTAAACTCCAAATAGTTAACCTAAAATAAAGGAGTAATAGTTATTAATTACGGATAATTGGCCTAAGCTCATAATTatcaatattaaataaaataatcagtACATCctgtaataataataaatttccgTGTGAACATTACACTGAACCAGGGACATCAACCAAAGAGAAAATATCATTGACTAATGACTCTGCCATAGAGTTTTTTCAAataaccttcttctctttctcaTCAAAAACCTCAAGTCCATttcatatataaataattaagtcATCACTTATATTACCATAACCATAAACCATGGTAACACCCATGGTCATCACTATTTTTCTCTCATTCCTCTtctctattcatcatcatcatcatgtcaCATGCACCACATCAACCACCACAACCACCACCACTACTCAACGCTTCAAACAAGCACCTAAATTTTACAATTCCCCAAACTGCCCCTCACAACCCACCGACGGCACGTGCTCCGACGAAGCCGTCCACGTCGCAATGACACTCGACGTAAAATACCTCCGCGGCTCCATGGCCGCGATTCTCTCCGTTCTTCAACACTCTTCATGTCCGGAAAACATCATCTTCCATTTCGTCACCGCCGCATCGAAATCCAAAACCTCCACAGTTATTCTCAACACTACACTCACGAACTCGTTTCCTTATTTAAAATTCCAAATATACCCCTTCGATGATGCTACTGTTGCCGGTTTAATCTCAACTTCAATCCGTTCGGCACTCGATTGTCCTCTCAACTACGCGCGAAATTACATGGCTAACCTTCTTCCTGATTGTGTTCGGAAGATCGTTTACCTTGACTCCGATCTGATCCTCATTGACGACATTGCGAAACTTGCTGCGACGCCGTTTACGAATGAGGCTGTTTTGGCTGCACCGGAGTACTGTAACGCGAATTTCAGTATCTATTTTACGCCGACGTTTTGGTCGAATCCTTCGCTTTCGATGACGTTTGCGAACCGGAAGGCTTGTTACTTCAACACCGGAGTAATGGTTATTGATTTGGAGAGATGGAGGGATGGAGGATATACGGAGCAGATTCAGGAATGGATGGAGCTTCAGAAGAGAATGAGGATCTATGAGCTTGGTTCGTTGCCGCCGTTTTTGCTTGTTTTCGCCGGGAAAATAGTTCCGGTTGATCACCGGTGGAATCAGCATGGGCTCGGCGGTGATAATTTCCGTGGGCTTTGTAGAGGCTTGCATCCTGGGCCCGTTAGTCTTATGCATTGGAGTGGAAAGGGTAAACCGTGGGCCAGGCTTGATGCAAAACATCCTTGCCCTTTGGATGCTTTGTGGGACCCGTATGACCTTCTAGAAACACCTTTTGCTCTTGAAACCTAGCCCGGCCCGGCCCAGCCCATATCaatatttactttttatttttttcttttatagaagcaagttatgattttatttttgtttaaaatgagATGAGGTACAAAAGAAATACTTCTCATGATGTCCCCATCTTACTATGAATATGATTATAGCTCAGATATGCTTAACTGTGGATTTCTGATGGTTTTTGATGCGATAATGTTGATATGGTCGCATTTGGAATTAGCTATAATTTAGTTGTGTGTAATATGGCAGCTTGTCATTGGGAAGTTGGCGCTGGAGTCACTCATGGCTTGGCTTGCTATATATGGCTAGTGCTTGTTGTATTGCAGTATTGTACAGCCAGTGAGATAAATCTTTGTACTATTTTCACCTTTTTCTTGGCAGTGAGTAATGTAATAGTTTACAACTTGACAATGAAATAGAATGAAATAGATTTTCATGTGTtgtcataaataaattattattgtttttgtatTATTATACAATTTCTGTCTTAGTACTGTATAGTATTCACAATTTCACATAGTACTCTTTTTTGTcagtaatataaataaaaaaatatttcttaaatttATTGACAGGAAGATATATAATAGAAACATTTTCATCATGGAATTAATTAAGTGGTTGCATAAGATAGTGCTGCGTCGGTGACTTTAggtttgttttttatttcacAGTGACCTTAGGTTTGTTAATAGGCTCATATTCATGGATATGGATGGGAGTGAAAGTGATAGTTACTAGTATGTGAATATGGCCAAGTGAGGCCTTGAGTTTCTATTAAAGTTTGCTTCTGTTGTCTGGCCAAAGCCAAACATTACTTTTTCAGATTTGACTATAATGATCATGATTGTTACTATGTTTTCCTTTTGGCAATCTATGATTTTGCTGGTAATTTGAATAGGAGTCTTCTATCGTTTAAATGACAAATATTAGTTAAAAAAAATGTATGCATTATTTAAACACTTTAAAAAGTTAAGTAAAAGAGGTATTAAAATGAGATGCAATTGTGTATTTGTGTTTGAATGAACAGAAAAATTTATAGAAAAACTATGGAGTAGATCTCGAGTAGATTCTCAAGTGGTAGCTCTCATGTGTTGCAATTGTGTGCATGCACTGACATTTTAGCGAGTCTTAAATACTCTAGGAAATTGATATAACAACCATAGTATTTGAACATCTCATATTCTCTTAcatctattttattattttattttcttagagATTGGATCAGAGAATATCGAAATTATTAAATGTAGACTAAATATAATTCAAAGCTTTAAGAATTTTTTTAGTGATAGAATCTGATGgaataaaaaaatagaatgaagtaaaatataattagattttattattgAGATTGTAAATAATAGATGAAGTGAAATgaaatatgataaaatttattttattttattaaataatttaatttttatttttttagtttgaggtgttaacaataaaattaactaatttattaaattCTGTCTtatcaaattataaaatatatacaaaaaattcatttaatcatatgtatttttttttctattcgcACCGGTTTCGACCCACCACAGGTGGGCCACTAATCCGTCTCGTGCGTAGAGGCATGCGCACTGGCCAAGTAAAATTGTTCCACCTGAGAATCGAATTCGGTATTTCTCGAATACGTCCTTAGACGGGACTCCTTGTCAATGGAGCTCAACCGCTTAGTTTAATCATATGTCATTATGTTACACTTCATTCCTGTCTATCAATCTAAATGTAACTTAAAACATAATAACATTATCTCATTTGTGACTaagtataaataaaaaatcatttcatattcattcaaaaatcacaaacatattagtttttttaattggttattgattatgaaaaaaaaattaaaaacaatttatatctaattttatcttgaatttaaaaacaatatatataacaaaattcatcaattattttttactatatataaaaataaaaactatattaatttaaactCAATAAATCATCTATAACATTTTTTCTATTATACTTTCGAATATTTATTACTT is part of the Vicia villosa cultivar HV-30 ecotype Madison, WI linkage group LG2, Vvil1.0, whole genome shotgun sequence genome and encodes:
- the LOC131646820 gene encoding probable galacturonosyltransferase-like 1, with product MVTPMVITIFLSFLFSIHHHHHVTCTTSTTTTTTTTQRFKQAPKFYNSPNCPSQPTDGTCSDEAVHVAMTLDVKYLRGSMAAILSVLQHSSCPENIIFHFVTAASKSKTSTVILNTTLTNSFPYLKFQIYPFDDATVAGLISTSIRSALDCPLNYARNYMANLLPDCVRKIVYLDSDLILIDDIAKLAATPFTNEAVLAAPEYCNANFSIYFTPTFWSNPSLSMTFANRKACYFNTGVMVIDLERWRDGGYTEQIQEWMELQKRMRIYELGSLPPFLLVFAGKIVPVDHRWNQHGLGGDNFRGLCRGLHPGPVSLMHWSGKGKPWARLDAKHPCPLDALWDPYDLLETPFALET